A stretch of Homo sapiens chromosome 12, GRCh38.p14 Primary Assembly DNA encodes these proteins:
- the NEDD1 gene encoding protein NEDD1 isoform X1, with protein MHFTGAVMQENLRFASSGDDIKIWDASSMTLVDKFNPHTSPHGISSICWSSNNNFLVTASSSGDKIVVSSCKCKPVPLLELAEGQKQTCVNLNSTSMYLVSGGLNNTVNIWDLKSKRVHRSLKDHKDQVTCVTYNWNDCYIASGSLSGEIILHSVTTNLSSTPFGHGSNQSVRHLKYSLFKKSLLGSVSDNGIVTLWDVNSQSPYHNFDSVHKAPASGICFSPVNELLFVTIGLDKRIILYDTSSKKLVKTLVADTPLTAVDFMPDGATLAIGSSRGKIYQYDLRMLKSPVKTISAHKTSVQCIAFQYSTVLTKSSLNKGCSNKPTTVNKRSVNVNAASGGVQNSGIVREAPATSIATVLPQPMTSAMGKGTVAVQEKAGLPRSINTDTLSKETDSGKNQDFSSFDDTGKSSLGDMFSPIRDDAVVNKGSDESIGKGDGFDFLPQLNSVFPPRKNPVTSSTSVLHSSPLNVFMGSPGKEENENRDLTAESKKIYMGKQESKDSFKQLAKLVTSGAESGNLNTSPSSNQTRNSEKFEKPENEIEAQLICEPPINGSSTPNPKIASSVTAGVASSLSEKIADSIGNNRQNAPLTSIQIRFIQNMIQETLDDFREACHRDIVNLQVEMIKQFHMQLNEMHSLLERYSVNEGLVAEIERLREENKRLRAHF; from the exons ATAACTTTTTAGTAACAGCATCTTCCAGTGGCGACAAAATAGTTGTCTCAAGTTGCAAATGTAAACCTGTTCCACTTTTAGAGCTTGCTGAAGGg caaaagcAGACATGTGTCAATTTAAATTCTACATCTATGTATTTGGTAAGCGGAGGCCTAAATAACACTGTTAATATTTGGGATTTAAAATCAAAAAGAGTTCATCGATCTCTTAAg gATCATAAAGATCAAGTAACTTGTGTAACATACAATTGGAATGATTGCTACATTGCTTCTGGATCTCTTAGTGGTGAAATTATTTTACACAGTGTAACCACTAATTTATCTAGTACTCCTTTTGGCCATGGTAGTAACCAG tcTGTTCGGCACTTGAAGTACTCCTTGTTTAAGAAATCACTACTGGGCAGTGTTTCGGATAATGGAATAGTAACTCTCTGGGATGTAAATAGTCAGAGTCCATACCATAACTTTGACAGTGTACACAAAGCTCCAGCGTCAGGCATCTGTTTTTCTCCTGTCAATGAATTGCTCTTTGTAACCATAGGCTTGGATAAAAGAATCATCCTCTATGACACTTCAAGTAAGAA GCTAGTGAAAACTTTAGTGGCTGACACTCCTCTAACTGCGGTAGATTTCATGCCTGATGGAGCCACTTTGGCTATTGGATCTTCCCGGGGGAAAATATATCAATAtgatttaagaatgttgaaatcACCAGTTAAGACCATCAGTGCTCACAAGACATCTGTGCAGTGTATAGCATTTCAGTACTCCACTGTTCTTACTAAG TCAAGTTTAAATAAAGGCTGTTCAAATAAGCCCACAACAGTGAACAAACGAAGTGTTAATGTGAATGCTGCTAGTGGAGGAGTTCAGAATTCCGGAATTGTCAGAGAAGCACCTGCCACGTCCATTGCCACAGTTCTACCACAACCTATGACATCAGCTATGGGGAAAGGAACAGTTGCTGTTCAAGAAAAAGCAG GTTTGCCTCGAAGCATAAACACAGACACTTTATCTAAGGAAACAGACAGTGGAAAAAATCAGGATTTCTCCAGCTTTGATGATACTGGGAAAAGTAGTTTAGGTGACATGTTCTCACCTATCAGAGATG ATGCTGTAGTTAACAAGGGAAGTGATGAGTCCATAGGCAAAGGAGATG GCTTTGACTTTCTACCGCAGTTGAACTCAGTGTTTCCTCCAAGAAAAAATCCAGTAACTTCAAGTACTTCAGTATTGCATTCTAGTCCTCTTAATGTTTTTATGGGATCTCcagggaaagaggaaaatgaaaaccgTGATCTAACAGCTGAgtctaagaaaatatatatgggaAAACAGGAATCTAAAGACTCCTTCAAACAG ttagCAAAGTTGGTCACATCTGGTGCTGAAAGTGGAAATCTAAATACCTCTCCATCATCTAACCAAACAAGAAATTCTGAGAAATTTGAAAAGCCAGAGAATGAAATTGAAGCCCAGTTGATATGTGAACCCCCAATCAATGGATCCTCAACTCCAA atCCAAAGATAGCATCTTCTGTCACTGCTGGAGTTGCCAGTTCACTCTCAGAAAAAATAGCCGACAGCATTGGAAATAACCGGCAAAATGCACCATTGACTTCCATTCAAATTCGTTTTATTCAGAACATGATACAGGAAACGTTGGATGACTTTAG AGAAGCATGCCATAGGGACATtgtgaatttgcaagtggagatgatTAAACAGTTTCATATGCAACTG aATGAAATGCATTCTTTGCTGGAAAGATACTCAGTGAATGAAGGTTTAGTGGCTGAAATTGAAAGACTacgagaagaaaacaaaagattacGGGCCCACTTTTGA
- the NEDD1 gene encoding protein NEDD1 isoform X3, translating to MIVDIFILSPNSGRSIQFTTKHDSHCKSVRHLKYSLFKKSLLGSVSDNGIVTLWDVNSQSPYHNFDSVHKAPASGICFSPVNELLFVTIGLDKRIILYDTSSKKLVKTLVADTPLTAVDFMPDGATLAIGSSRGKIYQYDLRMLKSPVKTISAHKTSVQCIAFQYSTVLTKSSLNKGCSNKPTTVNKRSVNVNAASGGVQNSGIVREAPATSIATVLPQPMTSAMGKGTVAVQEKAGLPRSINTDTLSKETDSGKNQDFSSFDDTGKSSLGDMFSPIRDDAVVNKGSDESIGKGDGFDFLPQLNSVFPPRKNPVTSSTSVLHSSPLNVFMGSPGKEENENRDLTAESKKIYMGKQESKDSFKQLAKLVTSGAESGNLNTSPSSNQTRNSEKFEKPENEIEAQLICEPPINGSSTPNPKIASSVTAGVASSLSEKIADSIGNNRQNAPLTSIQIRFIQNMIQETLDDFREACHRDIVNLQVEMIKQFHMQLNEMHSLLERYSVNEGLVAEIERLREENKRLRAHF from the exons atgataGTGGACATCTTTATTTTGTCCCCAAATTCTGGAAGAAGCATTCAATTTACTACCAAGCATGATAGTCATTGTAAG tcTGTTCGGCACTTGAAGTACTCCTTGTTTAAGAAATCACTACTGGGCAGTGTTTCGGATAATGGAATAGTAACTCTCTGGGATGTAAATAGTCAGAGTCCATACCATAACTTTGACAGTGTACACAAAGCTCCAGCGTCAGGCATCTGTTTTTCTCCTGTCAATGAATTGCTCTTTGTAACCATAGGCTTGGATAAAAGAATCATCCTCTATGACACTTCAAGTAAGAA GCTAGTGAAAACTTTAGTGGCTGACACTCCTCTAACTGCGGTAGATTTCATGCCTGATGGAGCCACTTTGGCTATTGGATCTTCCCGGGGGAAAATATATCAATAtgatttaagaatgttgaaatcACCAGTTAAGACCATCAGTGCTCACAAGACATCTGTGCAGTGTATAGCATTTCAGTACTCCACTGTTCTTACTAAG TCAAGTTTAAATAAAGGCTGTTCAAATAAGCCCACAACAGTGAACAAACGAAGTGTTAATGTGAATGCTGCTAGTGGAGGAGTTCAGAATTCCGGAATTGTCAGAGAAGCACCTGCCACGTCCATTGCCACAGTTCTACCACAACCTATGACATCAGCTATGGGGAAAGGAACAGTTGCTGTTCAAGAAAAAGCAG GTTTGCCTCGAAGCATAAACACAGACACTTTATCTAAGGAAACAGACAGTGGAAAAAATCAGGATTTCTCCAGCTTTGATGATACTGGGAAAAGTAGTTTAGGTGACATGTTCTCACCTATCAGAGATG ATGCTGTAGTTAACAAGGGAAGTGATGAGTCCATAGGCAAAGGAGATG GCTTTGACTTTCTACCGCAGTTGAACTCAGTGTTTCCTCCAAGAAAAAATCCAGTAACTTCAAGTACTTCAGTATTGCATTCTAGTCCTCTTAATGTTTTTATGGGATCTCcagggaaagaggaaaatgaaaaccgTGATCTAACAGCTGAgtctaagaaaatatatatgggaAAACAGGAATCTAAAGACTCCTTCAAACAG ttagCAAAGTTGGTCACATCTGGTGCTGAAAGTGGAAATCTAAATACCTCTCCATCATCTAACCAAACAAGAAATTCTGAGAAATTTGAAAAGCCAGAGAATGAAATTGAAGCCCAGTTGATATGTGAACCCCCAATCAATGGATCCTCAACTCCAA atCCAAAGATAGCATCTTCTGTCACTGCTGGAGTTGCCAGTTCACTCTCAGAAAAAATAGCCGACAGCATTGGAAATAACCGGCAAAATGCACCATTGACTTCCATTCAAATTCGTTTTATTCAGAACATGATACAGGAAACGTTGGATGACTTTAG AGAAGCATGCCATAGGGACATtgtgaatttgcaagtggagatgatTAAACAGTTTCATATGCAACTG aATGAAATGCATTCTTTGCTGGAAAGATACTCAGTGAATGAAGGTTTAGTGGCTGAAATTGAAAGACTacgagaagaaaacaaaagattacGGGCCCACTTTTGA
- the NEDD1 gene encoding protein NEDD1 isoform X5, whose protein sequence is MPDGATLAIGSSRGKIYQYDLRMLKSPVKTISAHKTSVQCIAFQYSTVLTKSSLNKGCSNKPTTVNKRSVNVNAASGGVQNSGIVREAPATSIATVLPQPMTSAMGKGTVAVQEKAGLPRSINTDTLSKETDSGKNQDFSSFDDTGKSSLGDMFSPIRDDAVVNKGSDESIGKGDGFDFLPQLNSVFPPRKNPVTSSTSVLHSSPLNVFMGSPGKEENENRDLTAESKKIYMGKQESKDSFKQLAKLVTSGAESGNLNTSPSSNQTRNSEKFEKPENEIEAQLICEPPINGSSTPNPKIASSVTAGVASSLSEKIADSIGNNRQNAPLTSIQIRFIQNMIQETLDDFREACHRDIVNLQVEMIKQFHMQLNEMHSLLERYSVNEGLVAEIERLREENKRLRAHF, encoded by the exons ATGCCTGATGGAGCCACTTTGGCTATTGGATCTTCCCGGGGGAAAATATATCAATAtgatttaagaatgttgaaatcACCAGTTAAGACCATCAGTGCTCACAAGACATCTGTGCAGTGTATAGCATTTCAGTACTCCACTGTTCTTACTAAG TCAAGTTTAAATAAAGGCTGTTCAAATAAGCCCACAACAGTGAACAAACGAAGTGTTAATGTGAATGCTGCTAGTGGAGGAGTTCAGAATTCCGGAATTGTCAGAGAAGCACCTGCCACGTCCATTGCCACAGTTCTACCACAACCTATGACATCAGCTATGGGGAAAGGAACAGTTGCTGTTCAAGAAAAAGCAG GTTTGCCTCGAAGCATAAACACAGACACTTTATCTAAGGAAACAGACAGTGGAAAAAATCAGGATTTCTCCAGCTTTGATGATACTGGGAAAAGTAGTTTAGGTGACATGTTCTCACCTATCAGAGATG ATGCTGTAGTTAACAAGGGAAGTGATGAGTCCATAGGCAAAGGAGATG GCTTTGACTTTCTACCGCAGTTGAACTCAGTGTTTCCTCCAAGAAAAAATCCAGTAACTTCAAGTACTTCAGTATTGCATTCTAGTCCTCTTAATGTTTTTATGGGATCTCcagggaaagaggaaaatgaaaaccgTGATCTAACAGCTGAgtctaagaaaatatatatgggaAAACAGGAATCTAAAGACTCCTTCAAACAG ttagCAAAGTTGGTCACATCTGGTGCTGAAAGTGGAAATCTAAATACCTCTCCATCATCTAACCAAACAAGAAATTCTGAGAAATTTGAAAAGCCAGAGAATGAAATTGAAGCCCAGTTGATATGTGAACCCCCAATCAATGGATCCTCAACTCCAA atCCAAAGATAGCATCTTCTGTCACTGCTGGAGTTGCCAGTTCACTCTCAGAAAAAATAGCCGACAGCATTGGAAATAACCGGCAAAATGCACCATTGACTTCCATTCAAATTCGTTTTATTCAGAACATGATACAGGAAACGTTGGATGACTTTAG AGAAGCATGCCATAGGGACATtgtgaatttgcaagtggagatgatTAAACAGTTTCATATGCAACTG aATGAAATGCATTCTTTGCTGGAAAGATACTCAGTGAATGAAGGTTTAGTGGCTGAAATTGAAAGACTacgagaagaaaacaaaagattacGGGCCCACTTTTGA
- the NEDD1 gene encoding protein NEDD1 isoform X2 yields the protein MYLVSGGLNNTVNIWDLKSKRVHRSLKDHKDQVTCVTYNWNDCYIASGSLSGEIILHSVTTNLSSTPFGHGSNQSVRHLKYSLFKKSLLGSVSDNGIVTLWDVNSQSPYHNFDSVHKAPASGICFSPVNELLFVTIGLDKRIILYDTSSKKLVKTLVADTPLTAVDFMPDGATLAIGSSRGKIYQYDLRMLKSPVKTISAHKTSVQCIAFQYSTVLTKSSLNKGCSNKPTTVNKRSVNVNAASGGVQNSGIVREAPATSIATVLPQPMTSAMGKGTVAVQEKAGLPRSINTDTLSKETDSGKNQDFSSFDDTGKSSLGDMFSPIRDDAVVNKGSDESIGKGDGFDFLPQLNSVFPPRKNPVTSSTSVLHSSPLNVFMGSPGKEENENRDLTAESKKIYMGKQESKDSFKQLAKLVTSGAESGNLNTSPSSNQTRNSEKFEKPENEIEAQLICEPPINGSSTPNPKIASSVTAGVASSLSEKIADSIGNNRQNAPLTSIQIRFIQNMIQETLDDFREACHRDIVNLQVEMIKQFHMQLNEMHSLLERYSVNEGLVAEIERLREENKRLRAHF from the exons ATGTATTTGGTAAGCGGAGGCCTAAATAACACTGTTAATATTTGGGATTTAAAATCAAAAAGAGTTCATCGATCTCTTAAg gATCATAAAGATCAAGTAACTTGTGTAACATACAATTGGAATGATTGCTACATTGCTTCTGGATCTCTTAGTGGTGAAATTATTTTACACAGTGTAACCACTAATTTATCTAGTACTCCTTTTGGCCATGGTAGTAACCAG tcTGTTCGGCACTTGAAGTACTCCTTGTTTAAGAAATCACTACTGGGCAGTGTTTCGGATAATGGAATAGTAACTCTCTGGGATGTAAATAGTCAGAGTCCATACCATAACTTTGACAGTGTACACAAAGCTCCAGCGTCAGGCATCTGTTTTTCTCCTGTCAATGAATTGCTCTTTGTAACCATAGGCTTGGATAAAAGAATCATCCTCTATGACACTTCAAGTAAGAA GCTAGTGAAAACTTTAGTGGCTGACACTCCTCTAACTGCGGTAGATTTCATGCCTGATGGAGCCACTTTGGCTATTGGATCTTCCCGGGGGAAAATATATCAATAtgatttaagaatgttgaaatcACCAGTTAAGACCATCAGTGCTCACAAGACATCTGTGCAGTGTATAGCATTTCAGTACTCCACTGTTCTTACTAAG TCAAGTTTAAATAAAGGCTGTTCAAATAAGCCCACAACAGTGAACAAACGAAGTGTTAATGTGAATGCTGCTAGTGGAGGAGTTCAGAATTCCGGAATTGTCAGAGAAGCACCTGCCACGTCCATTGCCACAGTTCTACCACAACCTATGACATCAGCTATGGGGAAAGGAACAGTTGCTGTTCAAGAAAAAGCAG GTTTGCCTCGAAGCATAAACACAGACACTTTATCTAAGGAAACAGACAGTGGAAAAAATCAGGATTTCTCCAGCTTTGATGATACTGGGAAAAGTAGTTTAGGTGACATGTTCTCACCTATCAGAGATG ATGCTGTAGTTAACAAGGGAAGTGATGAGTCCATAGGCAAAGGAGATG GCTTTGACTTTCTACCGCAGTTGAACTCAGTGTTTCCTCCAAGAAAAAATCCAGTAACTTCAAGTACTTCAGTATTGCATTCTAGTCCTCTTAATGTTTTTATGGGATCTCcagggaaagaggaaaatgaaaaccgTGATCTAACAGCTGAgtctaagaaaatatatatgggaAAACAGGAATCTAAAGACTCCTTCAAACAG ttagCAAAGTTGGTCACATCTGGTGCTGAAAGTGGAAATCTAAATACCTCTCCATCATCTAACCAAACAAGAAATTCTGAGAAATTTGAAAAGCCAGAGAATGAAATTGAAGCCCAGTTGATATGTGAACCCCCAATCAATGGATCCTCAACTCCAA atCCAAAGATAGCATCTTCTGTCACTGCTGGAGTTGCCAGTTCACTCTCAGAAAAAATAGCCGACAGCATTGGAAATAACCGGCAAAATGCACCATTGACTTCCATTCAAATTCGTTTTATTCAGAACATGATACAGGAAACGTTGGATGACTTTAG AGAAGCATGCCATAGGGACATtgtgaatttgcaagtggagatgatTAAACAGTTTCATATGCAACTG aATGAAATGCATTCTTTGCTGGAAAGATACTCAGTGAATGAAGGTTTAGTGGCTGAAATTGAAAGACTacgagaagaaaacaaaagattacGGGCCCACTTTTGA
- the NEDD1 gene encoding protein NEDD1 isoform b (isoform b is encoded by transcript variant 2) — translation MQENLRFASSGDDIKIWDASSMTLVDKFNPHTSPHGISSICWSSNNNFLVTASSSGDKIVVSSCKCKPVPLLELAEGQKQTCVNLNSTSMYLVSGGLNNTVNIWDLKSKRVHRSLKDHKDQVTCVTYNWNDCYIASGSLSGEIILHSVTTNLSSTPFGHGSNQSVRHLKYSLFKKSLLGSVSDNGIVTLWDVNSQSPYHNFDSVHKAPASGICFSPVNELLFVTIGLDKRIILYDTSSKKLVKTLVADTPLTAVDFMPDGATLAIGSSRGKIYQYDLRMLKSPVKTISAHKTSVQCIAFQYSTVLTKSSLNKGCSNKPTTVNKRSVNVNAASGGVQNSGIVREAPATSIATVLPQPMTSAMGKGTVAVQEKAGLPRSINTDTLSKETDSGKNQDFSSFDDTGKSSLGDMFSPIRDDAVVNKGSDESIGKGDGFDFLPQLNSVFPPRKNPVTSSTSVLHSSPLNVFMGSPGKEENENRDLTAESKKIYMGKQESKDSFKQLAKLVTSGAESGNLNTSPSSNQTRNSEKFEKPENEIEAQLICEPPINGSSTPNPKIASSVTAGVASSLSEKIADSIGNNRQNAPLTSIQIRFIQNMIQETLDDFREACHRDIVNLQVEMIKQFHMQLNEMHSLLERYSVNEGLVAEIERLREENKRLRAHF, via the exons ATAACTTTTTAGTAACAGCATCTTCCAGTGGCGACAAAATAGTTGTCTCAAGTTGCAAATGTAAACCTGTTCCACTTTTAGAGCTTGCTGAAGGg caaaagcAGACATGTGTCAATTTAAATTCTACATCTATGTATTTGGTAAGCGGAGGCCTAAATAACACTGTTAATATTTGGGATTTAAAATCAAAAAGAGTTCATCGATCTCTTAAg gATCATAAAGATCAAGTAACTTGTGTAACATACAATTGGAATGATTGCTACATTGCTTCTGGATCTCTTAGTGGTGAAATTATTTTACACAGTGTAACCACTAATTTATCTAGTACTCCTTTTGGCCATGGTAGTAACCAG tcTGTTCGGCACTTGAAGTACTCCTTGTTTAAGAAATCACTACTGGGCAGTGTTTCGGATAATGGAATAGTAACTCTCTGGGATGTAAATAGTCAGAGTCCATACCATAACTTTGACAGTGTACACAAAGCTCCAGCGTCAGGCATCTGTTTTTCTCCTGTCAATGAATTGCTCTTTGTAACCATAGGCTTGGATAAAAGAATCATCCTCTATGACACTTCAAGTAAGAA GCTAGTGAAAACTTTAGTGGCTGACACTCCTCTAACTGCGGTAGATTTCATGCCTGATGGAGCCACTTTGGCTATTGGATCTTCCCGGGGGAAAATATATCAATAtgatttaagaatgttgaaatcACCAGTTAAGACCATCAGTGCTCACAAGACATCTGTGCAGTGTATAGCATTTCAGTACTCCACTGTTCTTACTAAG TCAAGTTTAAATAAAGGCTGTTCAAATAAGCCCACAACAGTGAACAAACGAAGTGTTAATGTGAATGCTGCTAGTGGAGGAGTTCAGAATTCCGGAATTGTCAGAGAAGCACCTGCCACGTCCATTGCCACAGTTCTACCACAACCTATGACATCAGCTATGGGGAAAGGAACAGTTGCTGTTCAAGAAAAAGCAG GTTTGCCTCGAAGCATAAACACAGACACTTTATCTAAGGAAACAGACAGTGGAAAAAATCAGGATTTCTCCAGCTTTGATGATACTGGGAAAAGTAGTTTAGGTGACATGTTCTCACCTATCAGAGATG ATGCTGTAGTTAACAAGGGAAGTGATGAGTCCATAGGCAAAGGAGATG GCTTTGACTTTCTACCGCAGTTGAACTCAGTGTTTCCTCCAAGAAAAAATCCAGTAACTTCAAGTACTTCAGTATTGCATTCTAGTCCTCTTAATGTTTTTATGGGATCTCcagggaaagaggaaaatgaaaaccgTGATCTAACAGCTGAgtctaagaaaatatatatgggaAAACAGGAATCTAAAGACTCCTTCAAACAG ttagCAAAGTTGGTCACATCTGGTGCTGAAAGTGGAAATCTAAATACCTCTCCATCATCTAACCAAACAAGAAATTCTGAGAAATTTGAAAAGCCAGAGAATGAAATTGAAGCCCAGTTGATATGTGAACCCCCAATCAATGGATCCTCAACTCCAA atCCAAAGATAGCATCTTCTGTCACTGCTGGAGTTGCCAGTTCACTCTCAGAAAAAATAGCCGACAGCATTGGAAATAACCGGCAAAATGCACCATTGACTTCCATTCAAATTCGTTTTATTCAGAACATGATACAGGAAACGTTGGATGACTTTAG AGAAGCATGCCATAGGGACATtgtgaatttgcaagtggagatgatTAAACAGTTTCATATGCAACTG aATGAAATGCATTCTTTGCTGGAAAGATACTCAGTGAATGAAGGTTTAGTGGCTGAAATTGAAAGACTacgagaagaaaacaaaagattacGGGCCCACTTTTGA
- the NEDD1 gene encoding protein NEDD1 isoform X4 gives MIVISVRHLKYSLFKKSLLGSVSDNGIVTLWDVNSQSPYHNFDSVHKAPASGICFSPVNELLFVTIGLDKRIILYDTSSKKLVKTLVADTPLTAVDFMPDGATLAIGSSRGKIYQYDLRMLKSPVKTISAHKTSVQCIAFQYSTVLTKSSLNKGCSNKPTTVNKRSVNVNAASGGVQNSGIVREAPATSIATVLPQPMTSAMGKGTVAVQEKAGLPRSINTDTLSKETDSGKNQDFSSFDDTGKSSLGDMFSPIRDDAVVNKGSDESIGKGDGFDFLPQLNSVFPPRKNPVTSSTSVLHSSPLNVFMGSPGKEENENRDLTAESKKIYMGKQESKDSFKQLAKLVTSGAESGNLNTSPSSNQTRNSEKFEKPENEIEAQLICEPPINGSSTPNPKIASSVTAGVASSLSEKIADSIGNNRQNAPLTSIQIRFIQNMIQETLDDFREACHRDIVNLQVEMIKQFHMQLNEMHSLLERYSVNEGLVAEIERLREENKRLRAHF, from the exons ATGATAGTCATT tcTGTTCGGCACTTGAAGTACTCCTTGTTTAAGAAATCACTACTGGGCAGTGTTTCGGATAATGGAATAGTAACTCTCTGGGATGTAAATAGTCAGAGTCCATACCATAACTTTGACAGTGTACACAAAGCTCCAGCGTCAGGCATCTGTTTTTCTCCTGTCAATGAATTGCTCTTTGTAACCATAGGCTTGGATAAAAGAATCATCCTCTATGACACTTCAAGTAAGAA GCTAGTGAAAACTTTAGTGGCTGACACTCCTCTAACTGCGGTAGATTTCATGCCTGATGGAGCCACTTTGGCTATTGGATCTTCCCGGGGGAAAATATATCAATAtgatttaagaatgttgaaatcACCAGTTAAGACCATCAGTGCTCACAAGACATCTGTGCAGTGTATAGCATTTCAGTACTCCACTGTTCTTACTAAG TCAAGTTTAAATAAAGGCTGTTCAAATAAGCCCACAACAGTGAACAAACGAAGTGTTAATGTGAATGCTGCTAGTGGAGGAGTTCAGAATTCCGGAATTGTCAGAGAAGCACCTGCCACGTCCATTGCCACAGTTCTACCACAACCTATGACATCAGCTATGGGGAAAGGAACAGTTGCTGTTCAAGAAAAAGCAG GTTTGCCTCGAAGCATAAACACAGACACTTTATCTAAGGAAACAGACAGTGGAAAAAATCAGGATTTCTCCAGCTTTGATGATACTGGGAAAAGTAGTTTAGGTGACATGTTCTCACCTATCAGAGATG ATGCTGTAGTTAACAAGGGAAGTGATGAGTCCATAGGCAAAGGAGATG GCTTTGACTTTCTACCGCAGTTGAACTCAGTGTTTCCTCCAAGAAAAAATCCAGTAACTTCAAGTACTTCAGTATTGCATTCTAGTCCTCTTAATGTTTTTATGGGATCTCcagggaaagaggaaaatgaaaaccgTGATCTAACAGCTGAgtctaagaaaatatatatgggaAAACAGGAATCTAAAGACTCCTTCAAACAG ttagCAAAGTTGGTCACATCTGGTGCTGAAAGTGGAAATCTAAATACCTCTCCATCATCTAACCAAACAAGAAATTCTGAGAAATTTGAAAAGCCAGAGAATGAAATTGAAGCCCAGTTGATATGTGAACCCCCAATCAATGGATCCTCAACTCCAA atCCAAAGATAGCATCTTCTGTCACTGCTGGAGTTGCCAGTTCACTCTCAGAAAAAATAGCCGACAGCATTGGAAATAACCGGCAAAATGCACCATTGACTTCCATTCAAATTCGTTTTATTCAGAACATGATACAGGAAACGTTGGATGACTTTAG AGAAGCATGCCATAGGGACATtgtgaatttgcaagtggagatgatTAAACAGTTTCATATGCAACTG aATGAAATGCATTCTTTGCTGGAAAGATACTCAGTGAATGAAGGTTTAGTGGCTGAAATTGAAAGACTacgagaagaaaacaaaagattacGGGCCCACTTTTGA